In Leisingera sp. NJS204, the DNA window ACCCATGGCGCTCTGGCCGGCATCCAGCTGGCCTATTCCGGGATCAACGGCCCGAACCTCTATTCCAAGGAGGTGCCGCTGGCGCCCTCTGCACTGCCGATCCGCACCTTCACCAACGACCCGGTGCAGGCCCGCGCGCTGGACAAGCAGGACATCAAGGATCTGCGCCGCTGGTTCGTGAATGCGGCGAAACGGTCGAAAGAGGCAGGCTTTGACCTGATCTGCCTTTACGGCGCGCATGGCTTCGGCATCTTCCAGCATTTCCTGAGCCGGGCGACCAATCAGCGTTCGGATGAATACGGCGGCTCACTGGAGAACCGCGCGCGTTTCAGCCAGGAAGTCATTGCCGATATGCGTGATGCGGTGGGCGATACCATGGCGATCACCCTGCGGGTCAGCTTGGATGAAACCATTGGCAAGCTGGGCTTCTCCAACGCCGAGGTGCGCGACTACATCGAGATGAACAAGGACCTGCCGGACCTCTGGGATTTGGCGCAAGGTACATGGGAAGATTGCTCCGGACCCAGCCGCTTCAAGGAAGAAGCCGCGCAGGAACAACTGGTGCGCGGCATTCATGAACTGACGGACAAGCCCATTGTCGGTGTCGGCCGCTTCACCAGCCCCGATGTGATGGCCAAGATGGTGAAATCCGGCACCCTCGATTTCATCGGCTGCGCGCGCCCCTCGATTGCCGACCCCTTCCTGCCGAAGAAGATCGAGGAAGGCCGGATCGAGGACATCCGCGAATGCATCGGCTGCAACATTTGCATCACCGGCGACATGACCATGTCGATCAGCCGCTGCACCCAGAACCCGACCTTCATGGAGGAATGGCGCAAGGGCTGGCATCCGGAGAAGATGAACACCAAGGGCGACAGTTCCAACGTGCTGATTGTGGGCTCGGGCCCGGCCGGGCTTGAAGCCGCCTGGGCGCTGTGCCGCCGCGGCTATGACGTGGCGGTGGCCGAAGCAAAGGACGTAATCGGCGGTCGCGTGACCCGCGAGCGCACACTGCCGGGCCTCAATGCCTGGGGCCGTGTCGTGGATTACCGCGACTACCAGCTGAGCCAGCGTCCGAATGTGGAGATCTACCGCGAAAGCCCGCTGGATGCGGACAGCATCCTGGAGTTCGGCTTTGAGAACATCTGTATCGCCACCGGCTCCACCTGGCGCCGTGACGGCGTTTCCCGCCAGCATGTGGTGCCGATGCCGATCGCCGAAGGTGCCAAGGTCTATACCCCCGACGACCTGATGGACGGCACCATCCCCGAAGGCCGCGTGGTGGTCTATGACGACGACCACTACTACATGGGCGGCGTTCTGGCCGAACTGCTGGCCTCCAAGGGGGCGCAGGTGACGCTGGTCACGCCCTCAGCCTTTGTCAGCGACTGGACCAACAACACGTTGGAGCAGGTGGCGATCCATCCGCGTCTGGTCGAGGCCGGGGTGGAGATTGTGCTGAACCGCGGGGTGACGGAAATCCACGCGGGCCATGTGGTCAGCAACTGCACCTACACGGACCGCACCTGGAACATCGAGGCGGATGCCGTGGTGATGGTCGCCTCGCGCACCGGCAACGACAGCCTCTATGAGGATCTGCGTGCCCGCGAGCCGGAGTGGGCGGATGCAGGCATCAAGTCGGTCAAGATCATCGGCGACGCCAGCGCGCCGGGGCCGATTGCCTGGGCGACCTACGCGGGCCACCGCTATGCCCGCGAACTGGATGGTGCGGATATCGGCGACGCGCTGCCCTTCCGCCGCGAGATCACCGAGCTGGCCGTGGACTGACGATGACAGCAACGCTGGACATACTGGAGCGGCTGACCGGGTTCGACACGGTCAGCCGCAACTCCAATCTGGAGCTTGCCGCCTATGCGGAGGGCTTCCTGGTTGAGCGCGGTTTCGCAGTGGTGCAGCTGCCGTCGCCGGATGGCTCCAAGACCGGGCTGTATGCCGAGATAGGCCCGGCTGGGCAGGGGGTTCTGCTGTCTGCCCATACCGATGTGGTGCCGGTGGACGGGCAAGATTGGACCCGCGACCCGTTCCGGCTGACCCGGGAGGGAGGCCGCGTCTATGGCCGCGGCACCACCGACATGAAGGGCTATGTCGCCAGTGCGTTGGCGCTGGCGGACCGGGCGGCGAAGGCGGATCTGAAAGAACCGCTGAAGATCGCGCTGTCCTATGACGAGGAAATCGGCTGCGTCGGCATTCAGGAGATGCTGGAGCGTCTGGCACCGCTGATCGGCCAGCCCCGCGCCTGCTTCGTGGGGGAGCCGACGGAGATGGACGTCGCCATCGGCCACAAGGGCAAGGCCGCCCTGCGCGCTGTATGCCATGGCCAAAGCGGCCACTCAGCGCTGGCCCCCAATTTCACCAACGCTTTGCACCTCGCCGTGGATTTCCTGGCGGAGCTGCGGGCGCTGCAGGATGATTTCGCCGCCAAAGGCGCCCGGGATGCGGCCTATGCAGTGCCGTATTCCACCGTGCATGTCGGCAAAATGAGCGGCGGCACCGCGCTCAACATCGTGCCGGACTGCGCTGAGCTGACCTTTGAATACCGCCATCTGGCAGCCGACCGCAGTGCGGACATTCTAGCCCGCATTCAGGCAGCTGCCGAACGGGTCAGTAACAACTATCCGGCTGAGGCGCGTATCGAGGTGGAGCAGTACAACGCCTATCCCGGTCTGGACGTGCCTGCGGACAGCCCTGTCGTCCCCTATGCTCAGAAGCTCGCCCAAAGCAATACCACTACCAAAGTCGCCTTTGGCACCGAGGCCGGGTTCTTTGACCAGCTGGGCGTGCCAACCGTGGTCTGCGGCCCAGGCTCGATGGAGGGGCAGGGGCACAAGCCCGACGA includes these proteins:
- a CDS encoding oxidoreductase, producing MRDPRYDILFEPMKIGPLTAKNRFYQVPHCNGGGYRDPSAAAAMRGIKAEGGWGVIFTEQCEMHHTSEITPFIELRLWEDKDIPQLRKMSERMKTHGALAGIQLAYSGINGPNLYSKEVPLAPSALPIRTFTNDPVQARALDKQDIKDLRRWFVNAAKRSKEAGFDLICLYGAHGFGIFQHFLSRATNQRSDEYGGSLENRARFSQEVIADMRDAVGDTMAITLRVSLDETIGKLGFSNAEVRDYIEMNKDLPDLWDLAQGTWEDCSGPSRFKEEAAQEQLVRGIHELTDKPIVGVGRFTSPDVMAKMVKSGTLDFIGCARPSIADPFLPKKIEEGRIEDIRECIGCNICITGDMTMSISRCTQNPTFMEEWRKGWHPEKMNTKGDSSNVLIVGSGPAGLEAAWALCRRGYDVAVAEAKDVIGGRVTRERTLPGLNAWGRVVDYRDYQLSQRPNVEIYRESPLDADSILEFGFENICIATGSTWRRDGVSRQHVVPMPIAEGAKVYTPDDLMDGTIPEGRVVVYDDDHYYMGGVLAELLASKGAQVTLVTPSAFVSDWTNNTLEQVAIHPRLVEAGVEIVLNRGVTEIHAGHVVSNCTYTDRTWNIEADAVVMVASRTGNDSLYEDLRAREPEWADAGIKSVKIIGDASAPGPIAWATYAGHRYARELDGADIGDALPFRREITELAVD
- the argE gene encoding acetylornithine deacetylase produces the protein MTATLDILERLTGFDTVSRNSNLELAAYAEGFLVERGFAVVQLPSPDGSKTGLYAEIGPAGQGVLLSAHTDVVPVDGQDWTRDPFRLTREGGRVYGRGTTDMKGYVASALALADRAAKADLKEPLKIALSYDEEIGCVGIQEMLERLAPLIGQPRACFVGEPTEMDVAIGHKGKAALRAVCHGQSGHSALAPNFTNALHLAVDFLAELRALQDDFAAKGARDAAYAVPYSTVHVGKMSGGTALNIVPDCAELTFEYRHLAADRSADILARIQAAAERVSNNYPAEARIEVEQYNAYPGLDVPADSPVVPYAQKLAQSNTTTKVAFGTEAGFFDQLGVPTVVCGPGSMEGQGHKPDEYLELSQLAACDAMMDRILDDLTG